The following is a genomic window from Acidobacteriota bacterium.
AGCGGACGTCGCCCTTTACGAGGCGCTCTACCAGAACACGCTCATCCGCGCGCCGTTCACGGGCACGGTGGTCAGGAAGATGGCCGAGGTCGGCGAGAGCGTGGCCCCGATTCCGCCGGGGGTCAACATCTCCACCGCGTCGGGCGCGATCGTCGCGCTGGCCGATCTCGACACGCTCGAGGTCGAGGTCGACGTGAGCGAGTCGAACGTCGGCCGGCTCGGCGACGAGCAGCCGGCCGAGGTGGTCGTCGAGGCGTTCCCCGACCGGCGGTACCGGGCCGTGCTTCGTCAAGTGATCCCGACCGCCGACCGGACGAGGGCGACGGTCATGGTCAAGGTCACGATTCTCGACAAGGACGCGCTGCTCAAGCCGGAGATGAGCGCGAGGGTGACCTTCCTCGAGCGGCCGTCACGCGAGGGCGAGCGGGAGACGATGGCTGCGGCACCCGAGCGTCCGGTGGTCTACGTGCCGCAGCAGGCCGTCGTGACCCGCAACGGCACGACGCAGGTGTTCGAGGTGATCGATGGCGGGCGCGTCCGCGTTCGCCCGGTCGTCGTCGGCATCGTCCAGCGCGACCAGGTCGTCGTGAAAGACGGGCTCGTGGGCACCGAGTCGCTGGTGGCCCGCCCACCGGACACCTTGAAGGACGGCGACGTCGTCCGCGTCCGGCCCGGGAGCCGCTGAGGCCGGATTGTCGCCCGAGAGACAAGGAGAGAGAGGACAGCTCATGGCTACGGTTGCACCCTCCCCGGCGCCGGACACGGCCGGCGCGTCGAACGGCGTCGCCGTCGACGTTCGTGACGTACGCAAGGTCTACACGCGTGACAGTCAGCAGCTCGTCGTGCTTGACGGCATCAACCTGCAGGTGCCGCGTGGCGAGTTCCTCGCCCTCATGGGTCCGTCGGGCTCCGGCAAGACGACGCTGCTCAACCTGATTGCCGGCATCGACCGGGCGACGGCCGGGCGCGTGGTC
Proteins encoded in this region:
- a CDS encoding efflux RND transporter periplasmic adaptor subunit, whose amino-acid sequence is MTDLRRDLEALRLDDDQAPSRWKWIVLLVALAIVASGFALWRSQAGATVVDVETVQARVEQPAAGGPGAPMLTASGYVVARRRAVVSAKIQGRLQDLRVEEGSRVREGELIARLESADHEAQVARAKARVTSVESSIARSRAAIARAEADLAEAVRLRRQAERLADERVVAQDTLEAARSREAVADAALAQTRAELGQAEAELTQARADVALYEALYQNTLIRAPFTGTVVRKMAEVGESVAPIPPGVNISTASGAIVALADLDTLEVEVDVSESNVGRLGDEQPAEVVVEAFPDRRYRAVLRQVIPTADRTRATVMVKVTILDKDALLKPEMSARVTFLERPSREGERETMAAAPERPVVYVPQQAVVTRNGTTQVFEVIDGGRVRVRPVVVGIVQRDQVVVKDGLVGTESLVARPPDTLKDGDVVRVRPGSR